One genomic region from Delphinus delphis chromosome 14, mDelDel1.2, whole genome shotgun sequence encodes:
- the KIAA0408 gene encoding uncharacterized protein KIAA0408 homolog isoform X4 — protein MDLHKQWENTETNWRKEKMELLDQFDNERKEWESQWKIMQKKIEELCHEVKLRRKINMSERAIIDLDREKAIQDKMMESSPNYPNSRQCEFTGMNHRDGLGKKDNQKECETPPDLRTSEEENKRCSGALNTALEELAKVSEELCSFQEEIRKRSNHRRMKSDSFLQETPVVTNMPYGDHTINNDQCITPTSLEKEKKKNRKNLSCTDVFQNNSKKKGGIDKTDLQRNETPPVPPPRSTSRNFPSSCSAQAHESLKESSDHNGWVAQEGQGKKNCNPHFLWRHNEMPTLCLNERKTLKDGITVSSLAPETKIDKKPSCNENVGLTVWSCDTGIGAKNSPSTPWFQKTCSIPNKPKYEKVIPDHPAKSHPDLHISNVCSSLVTQSSSPLRSFSCGFERTTRNEKLAAKTDEFNRIVFRTNRNCHAVQQSQSYSEPSEDLQPCDTLISCTDNISESDSVSDILKTSAPMPVPRENVHDNSTKKPTTGLFRQMQEHISPSSYRNMLHEHDWRPSNLSGRPRSADPRSNYGVVEKLLKTYETSAGSALQNSKCFQANWTKCNSDVSGGVTLSQHLKKLQIEQELQQKPAMCGAQQVRQGADRKKVTEESVAVKCSHGKGFSRPARPANRRLPSRWASRSPSAPPALRRTVHNFPISLRSEASMV, from the exons ATGGACCTACATAAGCAGTGGGAGAACACAGAGACTAACTGGCGCAAGGAAAAGATGGAATTACTGGACCAGTTTGACAATGAAAGAAAGGAATGGGAAAGTCAATGGAAGATCATGCAGAAGAAGATAGAAGAG cTCTGCCATGAAGTAAAGCTTCGGAGGAAAATCAACATGAGTGAACGTGCGATTATTGATCTTGATCGTGAAAAGGCCATTCAAGACAAAATGATGGAATCTTCTCCAAATTATCCCAATTCAAGACAATGTGAATTTACAGGGATGAATCACAGGGATGGTCTGGGGAAGAAAG ACAACCAAAAGGAATGTGAGACCCCGCCTGACCTGAGGACTTCTGAGGAAGAGAACAAGAGGTGCTCTGGTGCCCTCAACACA GCTCTTGAAGAACTTGCCAAAGTTAGTGAAGAATTATGCAGCTTTCAAGAGGAAATTCGAAAGCGTTCTAACCACAGAAG GATGAAGTCAGATTCTTTTCTCCAGGAAACACCAGTTGTAACTAATATGCCTTATGGAGATCACACGATCAACAACGACCAGTGCATTACTCCAACCagtttagaaaaagagaaaaagaaaaatagaaagaatctGAGCTGTACTGATGTTTTCCAAAACAATTCTAAGAAAAAAGGTGGAATTGATAAAACTGATCTGCAAAGAAATGAAACCCCACCAGTTCCTCCTCCAAGAAGTACATCTCGAAATTTTCCCAGCTCATGTTCTGCACAAGCCCATGAAAGTTTGAAGGAAAGTTCAGACCACAATGGCTGGGTGGCCCAAGAAGGTCAAGGCAAAAAGAACTGCAACCCTCATTTCCTGTGGAGGCACAACGAGATGCCTACGCTGTGTCTAAATGAAAGGAAGACTTTGAAAGATGGTATCACAGTTTCTTCTTTGGCACCAGAAACCAAAATAGATAAAAAGCCTTCATGTAATGAAAATGTTGGACTTACCGTGTGGTCATGCGACACTGGGATTGGTGCAAAAAATAGCCCCTCTACACCATGGTTTCAGAAAACCTGCTCTATTCCCAATAAGCCAAAATATGAGAAGGTGATTCCAGATCACCCTGCTAAATCTCATCCTGATCTTCACATAAGCAATGTCTGTAGCTCCTTGGTGACACAGAGCAGCAGCCCGCTGAGAAGTTTCAGTTGTGGCTTTGAAAGGACTACTAGGAATGAAAAGCTGGCAGCAAAGACTGATGAATTTAACAGAATCGTATTTAGAACAAATAGAAATTGTCATGCAGTACAGCAAAGTCAAAGCTACTCAGAACCATCTGAAGATCTTCAGCCCTGTGATACTTTAATTTCTTGCACAGataacatctcagaaagtgacaGTGTTTCTGACATTCTGAAAACCAGTGCCCCCATGCCTGTGCCCAGGGAAAATGTGCATGATAATTCcaccaaaaaacccacaacagGCCTATTCAGACAAATGCAGGAACACATAAGCCCTAGCAGTTACCGGAATATGCTCCACGAGCACGACTGGAGACCAAGTAATTTGTCTGGCCGACCAAGGTCAGCTGATCCCAGGTCAAATTATGGTGTGGTGGAAAAGCTGCTGAAAACCTATGAGACATCAGCGGGGTCCGCATTGCAAAATTCTAAATGCTTCCAGGCTAATTGGACCAAATGTAATTCTGATGTCAGTGGTGGAGTCACATTAAGTCAGCATTTAAAAAAGCTCCAAATAGAACAAGAGCTTCAGCAAAAGCCAGCTATGTGTGGAGCACAGCAAGTGAGGCAAGGAGCAGATCGGAAAAAGGTAACTGAG GAATCCGTGGCAGTGAAATGCTCACATGGAAAAGGATTTTCCCGACCTGCTAGACCAGCAAATCGCCGTCTCCCGTCCAGGTGGGCATCCAGATCTCCATCGGCACCCCCTGCCTTGCGGAGAACTGTCCACAACTTTCCCATTTCTCTGCGATCAGAAGCATCGATGGTCTGA
- the KIAA0408 gene encoding uncharacterized protein KIAA0408 homolog isoform X3, translating to MDLHKQWENTETNWRKEKMELLDQFDNERKEWESQWKIMQKKIEELCHEVKLRRKINMSERAIIDLDREKAIQDKMMESSPNYPNSRQCEFTGMNHRDGLGKKGLMDSLATDNQKECETPPDLRTSEEENKRCSGALNTALEELAKVSEELCSFQEEIRKRSNHRRMKSDSFLQETPVVTNMPYGDHTINNDQCITPTSLEKEKKKNRKNLSCTDVFQNNSKKKGGIDKTDLQRNETPPVPPPRSTSRNFPSSCSAQAHESLKESSDHNGWVAQEGQGKKNCNPHFLWRHNEMPTLCLNERKTLKDGITVSSLAPETKIDKKPSCNENVGLTVWSCDTGIGAKNSPSTPWFQKTCSIPNKPKYEKVIPDHPAKSHPDLHISNVCSSLVTQSSSPLRSFSCGFERTTRNEKLAAKTDEFNRIVFRTNRNCHAVQQSQSYSEPSEDLQPCDTLISCTDNISESDSVSDILKTSAPMPVPRENVHDNSTKKPTTGLFRQMQEHISPSSYRNMLHEHDWRPSNLSGRPRSADPRSNYGVVEKLLKTYETSAGSALQNSKCFQANWTKCNSDVSGGVTLSQHLKKLQIEQELQQKPAMCGAQQVRQGADRKKVTEESVAVKCSHGKGFSRPARPANRRLPSRWASRSPSAPPALRRTVHNFPISLRSEASMV from the exons ATGGACCTACATAAGCAGTGGGAGAACACAGAGACTAACTGGCGCAAGGAAAAGATGGAATTACTGGACCAGTTTGACAATGAAAGAAAGGAATGGGAAAGTCAATGGAAGATCATGCAGAAGAAGATAGAAGAG cTCTGCCATGAAGTAAAGCTTCGGAGGAAAATCAACATGAGTGAACGTGCGATTATTGATCTTGATCGTGAAAAGGCCATTCAAGACAAAATGATGGAATCTTCTCCAAATTATCCCAATTCAAGACAATGTGAATTTACAGGGATGAATCACAGGGATGGTCTGGGGAAGAAAG GGTTAATGGATTCTTTGGCCACAGACAACCAAAAGGAATGTGAGACCCCGCCTGACCTGAGGACTTCTGAGGAAGAGAACAAGAGGTGCTCTGGTGCCCTCAACACA GCTCTTGAAGAACTTGCCAAAGTTAGTGAAGAATTATGCAGCTTTCAAGAGGAAATTCGAAAGCGTTCTAACCACAGAAG GATGAAGTCAGATTCTTTTCTCCAGGAAACACCAGTTGTAACTAATATGCCTTATGGAGATCACACGATCAACAACGACCAGTGCATTACTCCAACCagtttagaaaaagagaaaaagaaaaatagaaagaatctGAGCTGTACTGATGTTTTCCAAAACAATTCTAAGAAAAAAGGTGGAATTGATAAAACTGATCTGCAAAGAAATGAAACCCCACCAGTTCCTCCTCCAAGAAGTACATCTCGAAATTTTCCCAGCTCATGTTCTGCACAAGCCCATGAAAGTTTGAAGGAAAGTTCAGACCACAATGGCTGGGTGGCCCAAGAAGGTCAAGGCAAAAAGAACTGCAACCCTCATTTCCTGTGGAGGCACAACGAGATGCCTACGCTGTGTCTAAATGAAAGGAAGACTTTGAAAGATGGTATCACAGTTTCTTCTTTGGCACCAGAAACCAAAATAGATAAAAAGCCTTCATGTAATGAAAATGTTGGACTTACCGTGTGGTCATGCGACACTGGGATTGGTGCAAAAAATAGCCCCTCTACACCATGGTTTCAGAAAACCTGCTCTATTCCCAATAAGCCAAAATATGAGAAGGTGATTCCAGATCACCCTGCTAAATCTCATCCTGATCTTCACATAAGCAATGTCTGTAGCTCCTTGGTGACACAGAGCAGCAGCCCGCTGAGAAGTTTCAGTTGTGGCTTTGAAAGGACTACTAGGAATGAAAAGCTGGCAGCAAAGACTGATGAATTTAACAGAATCGTATTTAGAACAAATAGAAATTGTCATGCAGTACAGCAAAGTCAAAGCTACTCAGAACCATCTGAAGATCTTCAGCCCTGTGATACTTTAATTTCTTGCACAGataacatctcagaaagtgacaGTGTTTCTGACATTCTGAAAACCAGTGCCCCCATGCCTGTGCCCAGGGAAAATGTGCATGATAATTCcaccaaaaaacccacaacagGCCTATTCAGACAAATGCAGGAACACATAAGCCCTAGCAGTTACCGGAATATGCTCCACGAGCACGACTGGAGACCAAGTAATTTGTCTGGCCGACCAAGGTCAGCTGATCCCAGGTCAAATTATGGTGTGGTGGAAAAGCTGCTGAAAACCTATGAGACATCAGCGGGGTCCGCATTGCAAAATTCTAAATGCTTCCAGGCTAATTGGACCAAATGTAATTCTGATGTCAGTGGTGGAGTCACATTAAGTCAGCATTTAAAAAAGCTCCAAATAGAACAAGAGCTTCAGCAAAAGCCAGCTATGTGTGGAGCACAGCAAGTGAGGCAAGGAGCAGATCGGAAAAAGGTAACTGAG GAATCCGTGGCAGTGAAATGCTCACATGGAAAAGGATTTTCCCGACCTGCTAGACCAGCAAATCGCCGTCTCCCGTCCAGGTGGGCATCCAGATCTCCATCGGCACCCCCTGCCTTGCGGAGAACTGTCCACAACTTTCCCATTTCTCTGCGATCAGAAGCATCGATGGTCTGA
- the KIAA0408 gene encoding uncharacterized protein KIAA0408 homolog isoform X2, whose protein sequence is MDLHKQWENTETNWRKEKMELLDQFDNERKEWESQWKIMQKKIEELCHEVKLRRKINMSERAIIDLDREKAIQDKMMESSPNYPNSRQCEFTGMNHRDGLGKKGKTEQSLLSERNQMCKEQKTIKKSKVGLMDSLATDNQKECETPPDLRTSEEENKRCSGALNTALEELAKVSEELCSFQEEIRKRSNHRRMKSDSFLQETPVVTNMPYGDHTINNDQCITPTSLEKEKKKNRKNLSCTDVFQNNSKKKGGIDKTDLQRNETPPVPPPRSTSRNFPSSCSAQAHESLKESSDHNGWVAQEGQGKKNCNPHFLWRHNEMPTLCLNERKTLKDGITVSSLAPETKIDKKPSCNENVGLTVWSCDTGIGAKNSPSTPWFQKTCSIPNKPKYEKVIPDHPAKSHPDLHISNVCSSLVTQSSSPLRSFSCGFERTTRNEKLAAKTDEFNRIVFRTNRNCHAVQQSQSYSEPSEDLQPCDTLISCTDNISESDSVSDILKTSAPMPVPRENVHDNSTKKPTTGLFRQMQEHISPSSYRNMLHEHDWRPSNLSGRPRSADPRSNYGVVEKLLKTYETSAGSALQNSKCFQANWTKCNSDVSGGVTLSQHLKKLQIEQELQQKPAMCGAQQVRQGADRKKESVAVKCSHGKGFSRPARPANRRLPSRWASRSPSAPPALRRTVHNFPISLRSEASMV, encoded by the exons ATGGACCTACATAAGCAGTGGGAGAACACAGAGACTAACTGGCGCAAGGAAAAGATGGAATTACTGGACCAGTTTGACAATGAAAGAAAGGAATGGGAAAGTCAATGGAAGATCATGCAGAAGAAGATAGAAGAG cTCTGCCATGAAGTAAAGCTTCGGAGGAAAATCAACATGAGTGAACGTGCGATTATTGATCTTGATCGTGAAAAGGCCATTCAAGACAAAATGATGGAATCTTCTCCAAATTATCCCAATTCAAGACAATGTGAATTTACAGGGATGAATCACAGGGATGGTCTGGGGAAGAAAGGTAAAACAGAGCAGAGCTTActcagtgaaagaaatcaaatgtgtaaggaacaaaaaacaatcaaaaaatcaaaagtagGGTTAATGGATTCTTTGGCCACAGACAACCAAAAGGAATGTGAGACCCCGCCTGACCTGAGGACTTCTGAGGAAGAGAACAAGAGGTGCTCTGGTGCCCTCAACACA GCTCTTGAAGAACTTGCCAAAGTTAGTGAAGAATTATGCAGCTTTCAAGAGGAAATTCGAAAGCGTTCTAACCACAGAAG GATGAAGTCAGATTCTTTTCTCCAGGAAACACCAGTTGTAACTAATATGCCTTATGGAGATCACACGATCAACAACGACCAGTGCATTACTCCAACCagtttagaaaaagagaaaaagaaaaatagaaagaatctGAGCTGTACTGATGTTTTCCAAAACAATTCTAAGAAAAAAGGTGGAATTGATAAAACTGATCTGCAAAGAAATGAAACCCCACCAGTTCCTCCTCCAAGAAGTACATCTCGAAATTTTCCCAGCTCATGTTCTGCACAAGCCCATGAAAGTTTGAAGGAAAGTTCAGACCACAATGGCTGGGTGGCCCAAGAAGGTCAAGGCAAAAAGAACTGCAACCCTCATTTCCTGTGGAGGCACAACGAGATGCCTACGCTGTGTCTAAATGAAAGGAAGACTTTGAAAGATGGTATCACAGTTTCTTCTTTGGCACCAGAAACCAAAATAGATAAAAAGCCTTCATGTAATGAAAATGTTGGACTTACCGTGTGGTCATGCGACACTGGGATTGGTGCAAAAAATAGCCCCTCTACACCATGGTTTCAGAAAACCTGCTCTATTCCCAATAAGCCAAAATATGAGAAGGTGATTCCAGATCACCCTGCTAAATCTCATCCTGATCTTCACATAAGCAATGTCTGTAGCTCCTTGGTGACACAGAGCAGCAGCCCGCTGAGAAGTTTCAGTTGTGGCTTTGAAAGGACTACTAGGAATGAAAAGCTGGCAGCAAAGACTGATGAATTTAACAGAATCGTATTTAGAACAAATAGAAATTGTCATGCAGTACAGCAAAGTCAAAGCTACTCAGAACCATCTGAAGATCTTCAGCCCTGTGATACTTTAATTTCTTGCACAGataacatctcagaaagtgacaGTGTTTCTGACATTCTGAAAACCAGTGCCCCCATGCCTGTGCCCAGGGAAAATGTGCATGATAATTCcaccaaaaaacccacaacagGCCTATTCAGACAAATGCAGGAACACATAAGCCCTAGCAGTTACCGGAATATGCTCCACGAGCACGACTGGAGACCAAGTAATTTGTCTGGCCGACCAAGGTCAGCTGATCCCAGGTCAAATTATGGTGTGGTGGAAAAGCTGCTGAAAACCTATGAGACATCAGCGGGGTCCGCATTGCAAAATTCTAAATGCTTCCAGGCTAATTGGACCAAATGTAATTCTGATGTCAGTGGTGGAGTCACATTAAGTCAGCATTTAAAAAAGCTCCAAATAGAACAAGAGCTTCAGCAAAAGCCAGCTATGTGTGGAGCACAGCAAGTGAGGCAAGGAGCAGATCGGAAAAAG GAATCCGTGGCAGTGAAATGCTCACATGGAAAAGGATTTTCCCGACCTGCTAGACCAGCAAATCGCCGTCTCCCGTCCAGGTGGGCATCCAGATCTCCATCGGCACCCCCTGCCTTGCGGAGAACTGTCCACAACTTTCCCATTTCTCTGCGATCAGAAGCATCGATGGTCTGA
- the KIAA0408 gene encoding uncharacterized protein KIAA0408 homolog isoform X1: protein MDLHKQWENTETNWRKEKMELLDQFDNERKEWESQWKIMQKKIEELCHEVKLRRKINMSERAIIDLDREKAIQDKMMESSPNYPNSRQCEFTGMNHRDGLGKKGKTEQSLLSERNQMCKEQKTIKKSKVGLMDSLATDNQKECETPPDLRTSEEENKRCSGALNTALEELAKVSEELCSFQEEIRKRSNHRRMKSDSFLQETPVVTNMPYGDHTINNDQCITPTSLEKEKKKNRKNLSCTDVFQNNSKKKGGIDKTDLQRNETPPVPPPRSTSRNFPSSCSAQAHESLKESSDHNGWVAQEGQGKKNCNPHFLWRHNEMPTLCLNERKTLKDGITVSSLAPETKIDKKPSCNENVGLTVWSCDTGIGAKNSPSTPWFQKTCSIPNKPKYEKVIPDHPAKSHPDLHISNVCSSLVTQSSSPLRSFSCGFERTTRNEKLAAKTDEFNRIVFRTNRNCHAVQQSQSYSEPSEDLQPCDTLISCTDNISESDSVSDILKTSAPMPVPRENVHDNSTKKPTTGLFRQMQEHISPSSYRNMLHEHDWRPSNLSGRPRSADPRSNYGVVEKLLKTYETSAGSALQNSKCFQANWTKCNSDVSGGVTLSQHLKKLQIEQELQQKPAMCGAQQVRQGADRKKVTEESVAVKCSHGKGFSRPARPANRRLPSRWASRSPSAPPALRRTVHNFPISLRSEASMV, encoded by the exons ATGGACCTACATAAGCAGTGGGAGAACACAGAGACTAACTGGCGCAAGGAAAAGATGGAATTACTGGACCAGTTTGACAATGAAAGAAAGGAATGGGAAAGTCAATGGAAGATCATGCAGAAGAAGATAGAAGAG cTCTGCCATGAAGTAAAGCTTCGGAGGAAAATCAACATGAGTGAACGTGCGATTATTGATCTTGATCGTGAAAAGGCCATTCAAGACAAAATGATGGAATCTTCTCCAAATTATCCCAATTCAAGACAATGTGAATTTACAGGGATGAATCACAGGGATGGTCTGGGGAAGAAAGGTAAAACAGAGCAGAGCTTActcagtgaaagaaatcaaatgtgtaaggaacaaaaaacaatcaaaaaatcaaaagtagGGTTAATGGATTCTTTGGCCACAGACAACCAAAAGGAATGTGAGACCCCGCCTGACCTGAGGACTTCTGAGGAAGAGAACAAGAGGTGCTCTGGTGCCCTCAACACA GCTCTTGAAGAACTTGCCAAAGTTAGTGAAGAATTATGCAGCTTTCAAGAGGAAATTCGAAAGCGTTCTAACCACAGAAG GATGAAGTCAGATTCTTTTCTCCAGGAAACACCAGTTGTAACTAATATGCCTTATGGAGATCACACGATCAACAACGACCAGTGCATTACTCCAACCagtttagaaaaagagaaaaagaaaaatagaaagaatctGAGCTGTACTGATGTTTTCCAAAACAATTCTAAGAAAAAAGGTGGAATTGATAAAACTGATCTGCAAAGAAATGAAACCCCACCAGTTCCTCCTCCAAGAAGTACATCTCGAAATTTTCCCAGCTCATGTTCTGCACAAGCCCATGAAAGTTTGAAGGAAAGTTCAGACCACAATGGCTGGGTGGCCCAAGAAGGTCAAGGCAAAAAGAACTGCAACCCTCATTTCCTGTGGAGGCACAACGAGATGCCTACGCTGTGTCTAAATGAAAGGAAGACTTTGAAAGATGGTATCACAGTTTCTTCTTTGGCACCAGAAACCAAAATAGATAAAAAGCCTTCATGTAATGAAAATGTTGGACTTACCGTGTGGTCATGCGACACTGGGATTGGTGCAAAAAATAGCCCCTCTACACCATGGTTTCAGAAAACCTGCTCTATTCCCAATAAGCCAAAATATGAGAAGGTGATTCCAGATCACCCTGCTAAATCTCATCCTGATCTTCACATAAGCAATGTCTGTAGCTCCTTGGTGACACAGAGCAGCAGCCCGCTGAGAAGTTTCAGTTGTGGCTTTGAAAGGACTACTAGGAATGAAAAGCTGGCAGCAAAGACTGATGAATTTAACAGAATCGTATTTAGAACAAATAGAAATTGTCATGCAGTACAGCAAAGTCAAAGCTACTCAGAACCATCTGAAGATCTTCAGCCCTGTGATACTTTAATTTCTTGCACAGataacatctcagaaagtgacaGTGTTTCTGACATTCTGAAAACCAGTGCCCCCATGCCTGTGCCCAGGGAAAATGTGCATGATAATTCcaccaaaaaacccacaacagGCCTATTCAGACAAATGCAGGAACACATAAGCCCTAGCAGTTACCGGAATATGCTCCACGAGCACGACTGGAGACCAAGTAATTTGTCTGGCCGACCAAGGTCAGCTGATCCCAGGTCAAATTATGGTGTGGTGGAAAAGCTGCTGAAAACCTATGAGACATCAGCGGGGTCCGCATTGCAAAATTCTAAATGCTTCCAGGCTAATTGGACCAAATGTAATTCTGATGTCAGTGGTGGAGTCACATTAAGTCAGCATTTAAAAAAGCTCCAAATAGAACAAGAGCTTCAGCAAAAGCCAGCTATGTGTGGAGCACAGCAAGTGAGGCAAGGAGCAGATCGGAAAAAGGTAACTGAG GAATCCGTGGCAGTGAAATGCTCACATGGAAAAGGATTTTCCCGACCTGCTAGACCAGCAAATCGCCGTCTCCCGTCCAGGTGGGCATCCAGATCTCCATCGGCACCCCCTGCCTTGCGGAGAACTGTCCACAACTTTCCCATTTCTCTGCGATCAGAAGCATCGATGGTCTGA